In Rosa chinensis cultivar Old Blush chromosome 1, RchiOBHm-V2, whole genome shotgun sequence, a genomic segment contains:
- the LOC112182438 gene encoding serine carboxypeptidase-like 27 encodes MGYQSPLFASLCILLLSFGASFASSIQDQVRDRITQLPGQPANVGFRQYSGYVTANEQAGRALFYWLVESPAHREPESRPLVLWLAGGPGCSSVGHGSAEEIGPFHIRPDGETLYMNPYAWNNLANLLFLESPAGVGFSYTNTSSDLYTSGDQRTAEDAYTFLVNWFERFPQYKHRDFYIAGESYAGHYVPQLSQLVYERNKGIQNPDINFKGFMVGNAVTDDYHDLVGTFEHWWTHGLISDSTYRELRVKCYNVSILHLSLACSEALKVADSEQGNIDPYSIYTRPCNSTAALKRNLRGHYPWMSRAYDPCTVLYSEKYFNHPEVQKALHANVTGVSYRWTTCSDVIADNWSDSPLSVLPIYQELIAAGLKIWVYSGDTDSVVPVTATRYSIDALKLPTITNWFPWYDTGKVGGWSQIYKGLTLVTITGAGHQVPLLRPREAFIVFRSFLENKPMPS; translated from the exons ATGGGTTACCAAAGCCCACTATTTGCATCTCTTTGCATTTTGCTACTTTCATTTGGAGCTAGTTTTGCTTCTTCTATTCAAGATCAAGTGAGGGATAGAATAACACAGTTGCCAGGGCAGCCAGCCAATGTGGGGTTTCGTCAGTATTCTGGTTATGTCACTGCCAATGAGCAAGCTGGGAGAGCATTGTTTTACTGGTTGGTTGAGTCCCCAGCGCATCGTGAACCGGAGTCCAGACCGCTAGTGTTGTGGCTCGCTGGTGGTCCAGGTTGTTCTTCTGTTGGTCATGGATCAGCTGAAGAGATTGGACCTTTTCATATTAGACCTGATGGAGAGACCCTTTACATGAATCCGTATGCTTGGAACAATT TGGCAAATTTGCTTTTCCTTGAATCTCCAGCTGGTGTTGGTTTTTCATACACTAATACGTCTTCAGATTTGTATACATCTGGAGACCAGAGAACAG CTGAAGATGCGTATACATTTCTGGTCAATTGGTTTGAAAGGTTTCCTCAGTACAAGCACAGAGATTTCTACATTGCTGGAGAAAGTTATGCAG GTCATTATGTTCCTCAGCTGTCTCAATTGGTTTATGAGAGAAATAAGGGAATTCAGAATCCAGATATCAATTTTAAAGGGTTTATG GTAGGAAATGCTGTAACTGATGATTACCATGATCTTGTTGGCACATTCGAACACTGGTGGACACATGGTTTAATTTCTGATTCCACCTATCGTGAGCTGCGAGTCAAGTGTTACAATGTTTCCATTCTGCATCTATCACTGGCTTGCTCGGAGGCCCTCAAAGTAGCAGATTCAGAGCAGGGAAACATTGACCCATACAGCATTTACACCCGTCCTTGTAATAGTACTGCAGCACTAAAGCGCAACTTGAGGGGTCATTAT CCATGGATGTCCAGAGCATATGATCCATGCACTGTGTTGTATTCTGAAAAGTATTTTAACCATCCAGAAGTCCAAAAGGCACTCCATGCAAATGTAACTGGAGTTTCGTACCGTTGGACAACATGCAG TGATGTTATTGCAGACAACTGGTCGGATTCTCCACTGTCTGTGCTTCCAATTTATCAAGAGCTCATTGCTGCGGGTCTCAAGATATGGGTATACAG TGGAGATACTGATTCAGTGGTTCCTGTGACTGCCACGCGTTACTCCATAGACGCCCTTAAGTTACCGACCATCACCAATTGGTTCCCATGGTATGATACTGGCAAG GTTGGTGGCTGGAGCCAAATATACAAGGGGCTGACATTAGTCACCATTACCGGAGCTGGACATCAGGTCCCACTCCTTCGACCTCGAGAAGCTTTCATTGTTTTCAGATCATTTTTGGAGAACAAGCCCATGCCTAgttaa